tgcctgcattcTTCATTTGAGCTGGCTTCCTCCCGTCAAATAGTCAAGTACAGACGTTTAGGCTTTTTCCAATTGACTGAGACAATGcagaaaaacgctggaaaacgccgATTTTGGTCTTATCGCTGGCGAACTTTTGAAGCTCTCTCTACAAAAAATCTTTCTCGCCCCACTTGTGTAATGAGCGGGTtcacgtgcgtcatatggaggccgaaagtgattgttttctgaccaggccggtaaaatttttacggccctagggctgtaaaataaccttgaagtcagctgattctgatttgatgtgatcGTGTTtgcaaaatagtttatgaaacggaatcagtttatgcttctagaattgaataaagtattttgctataagatactatcattttatttggatcaatgaaatacaaataagatattataaattattcaaattcaattttcagagtataatagaatctaacctcaaacctcatagtacttcgTTTATCATTAAatctggtggataattttgtaactacttgggcaatatccttGGTGCTGaaagtttttacaaaatagtttatgcttctagaattgaataatatattctgcaataagatactatcaaagattatattataaactattcaaattcgattatattatatttttattctatattttgccgtgctaccaatttttccttaaacggttggaatagcatttaacacctatcacctaaggaaagttgtcggctccaataaaatagattcttgataaactgtgaatggatctattgcctatgaatgagaaatccagttttcagagcaaattaacttataatcttcagatgaaaattttggcaaaacacagaaatatacaaagaacaataacttacaagcctaatgatttcagagttattacgaactaaaaatacttatctagtttacagttgaaacacagtggctaatGGCTTGACAATACAAACCActaaatctgaccaaaacagcacaaaattttatataaaactcaatttaaaacattaataaacgaaaatgatttagagcaaaactttACAACACAAACATAGCCAGCCATTAGTTTCAGAAGAAGCAAAAAAGGGCTGAACAGGAAAAGCAAAGTTGAAAGTCACGAAAGACAACgccctgttcaatatcgatctccacagacacgtcaacacaacattataatttacaagtttagaattcacattctacatctgttctcaataaaactttattttgaaaatgttattttaaattttttatacatattctatttaaataaactgtttatccagtaatttgttaaccctgcctcggtgacattatggaacaatgcaacaaacatttacgataataaattctccatcaaaaagtttatccatctattgataactctgacatttactataaagttccatagatctcgaattgaagattcgattcaaatgtgagaagaaaaatgtaatattacaaatacccccctcttgacataaaaaaaattttactgtttgaaaatttaaagaaaaaatttacattgaccctaatgaaaattgttgaaatttaaattcgagaacagtaacaattttttctagaaaaacattacatgtcatccaaaaatattgaaaattattataaaaatcatcaatagcgtttgttatatgtttccaaacaatatctcaaaatatagaatatcaatattacttttgatttagctttataatttaaagaaaaatatctcaacagaaagtttaatatgtaaagaatagtttttttttttgaaattgcacataaatttaatagatagaaaaattcaatttttattgcataaaaaaaattatgtatgttgaatgaaaaatttattattattatttattttttaaatgaattgatgaattgttacatttaattttcacataaaatttcaataaatcaaaaaatgttcatttctttcactattgatgcggttgattttattgatgcacattttggaaaacagtccgttaaggcacttagtatgattttcagttaagtgtgactccaatgtgatgacgttaagtgttgggctgatctggatgcacgtagtgttgggctgatacttgtagtcgactgatgcatatcaaactcgatacaggtgacatctcagttagcattgcttcatgtttgtagtagacggctgcattccaaacttgataccggtgacatctcagttagcattgcttcatgtttgtagtagacggctgcattccaaattcaatacagagtcacataaattttgtatcatatttgtaattatacaatatacatttcaggcttgaaatgacaatgtaatttgttttttggaaaagagatagacgctgcatacaggattaatttaggtgaggattaatttaggtaaggtttggttttttgatatttttcagctttcaaggtttagagttctgcatacaggaataatttaggagaggattttttgaatcaattctttcatgatactgtgactgttcttctgaattcaaagttgcgaatgtgaacatggatgacaattacctccaggtaatgcagtagtgttgaagtttgagatacttggtcagcaataggcgttggcattgctattggcgtatgctttggtgtcggctttggcatcggcgttaatattggcattggcgcaggcattggcattggcattggcgcaggcattgacatcagcacaggcatcggcgttgattttggtgttggcatcagcattggcgcaggcattggcatagctattggcattgatttttgttgttggcattggcgcagattttggcattggcgtagctattggcattggcgcaggcattggcattgatttttgttgttggcatcagcattggcgcagattttggcatcagcattggcgcaggcattggtgtagctattggcattgatttttgttgtcggcattggcgcagattttggcattggcgtagctattggcattggcgcaggcattggcgtagctattggcattttggcgtagttattagtgttaatattgttgtaggtattagtgtaggcatcagcattggcacagattttggcatcagcattggcgcagatattggcttcggcgcaggcatcggcgtagatattggcgttggcatcagcacaggcatcggcgtagattttggcgtagttattggtgtaggccgcagcgttgattttggcgtagatatgtcacactagttcgaaaatcacccaaatgttcttaacactcttcatggcgttcacttgttgctgatttcgagattcacatgataactatttcaatgttaatgtctgtgctgtacctgttatcttaaaatgcttataaactaagaagaaaaacttgattaggctatcaatacaatctaatacacataaaaattattttaagtatctatgaaatggaaatttgttaacatcttattatacagtcagcaatacataaattgtgaattatggacatatcaatgataaattaaaaaaaaaaatcattcatttattcactgttcaaatatcaacattttaatccattcttcaaaatagaaatataatttcataacaccctgtatcattatcaaaattgtaaaaaacaaacatcataacaacacaacaaaaatttaatttcaatacatatttcaataatttcagacatttggtcttctattcaatcatttcataatatatttgcatttcattattatttaatataacatttcatttatagcatgttcatttcacatttatgatttatcattcagggtttcaaaattatttagttttaattttgttcaaaaattgtataaaaagcaaattatttaatattattaatcatcgtttgttggatactatagtttatttcgactcttcaatgttctaaacacaaactacatttcatgacaaaactttactatcaaacattaaacaagaaaccattcaaaacatattcatcagtaatcatcattttgcgtctatggcaatcaacataagtaatcaacacaaaaaatattatctcattactgcctctctaagtcataacctctgttattccttctttaggcaataatgggtttccatctcaaaaaacaatcacataccagcaaaattctaatcaacaaaccccactaaaaattctacatacactccagcatccatttcaaacgataatcaatcatatcaaaatttatagaacaaacagtttttaaaatttgaaaaaaaaaaatatcaattacaaaacactttagaaaaattttagcctttaactcatttcaattgataatataacacaacgttttaaattaaatcaattattttttaaaataatttaaaatttaaagactgtataataagtataaacatttcaagattatgatacaaagatgatcaagatgaaatactgggtaaataagttccctaaaaaatacaaacaagagaaaaagaaaactgggtaaataaattccctaaaacaatacaaagaagagaaagattaattagagcctatcctacatgtcagtactgaactttcatgaggaagtatatttaataaaatatactactatggaattttgtaaattccaagtatgactctaatttgttataattgtgagctatcactcccacaaaaacaactggtgaaggaaaaaatgttgactattgtgactgggtggatagttcctagatgtctgtaaggcaatgtgatagcagactctagtatcggaccacaaaaacaaaagtatgcaaaaggttttacaaacatttgatgttgcagtcataaggtttttatatcgcaaacaagtaggtcagataatcgagtccagccgtatgtggttcacgcccacacctctaaaaaaatcacacctacttgtctaccaaaaatccaaagtattggacagcaaagaaaaaataaaatgcaaaatgggttaaaagcccagaagaaaactataacctaattacatatggcttatggcacaatatgcaatgaaagatgagaacatgggacaaaattgctctgaaaaacctaattacctaatataatacctaaaaaaaatagacatgattaaaatatgtaatacatgatgaaaaaatataccacaagcaaacaattatttacacaacaatggatagattttagaaaagttaagttttatcaacaaattaaagattaggaaaataagctactattttaacttccaaaattatttcagaaaaaatacaaatttaaatgactatggacaagattggttaagatatgtatcatagaagaaatttactgaatattacacaaagacaggaaagaattgaaatttgaaaagatcaagggccaagaaaataggctacaggaaagaaaaaagatacaattatggactcttaccatacgtagtatttacggtcattgctattctgaatcccggcatgacacaggattcctaatcatgtgtgttggggaataccctttcatcatttgattcactgtcatcatcttgtaaataagcaacttgaaacaacctttgaatactaacacatcaatggtgactttgcgttttgttttcttcaatagcatgattttattcataggttcatttgtttcaaccaagcagttttgcctacaaaagttagtcatgttcacttgagaatgcatagcatacaccttttcaattctcagttgaaagttgaactcatcaacttgactcaaagcaacattcattttgttcacattgttcctaacctccacagaaacctttctcatgtaatcattcattttatttatagttttcctaaccttcaatgtagcaatattactttcatgatagttgactttcagtgaagacaactccctacctacttctttattcaattctactatctcactagggttgactttttcaacaacagtaacttggcctacattgtcagaaacttgaatgagttgatcctgtatcttaacactactatcatcctgcttcaatttgttttcatctttcaatgtttcatgtgcatttttcaatagaaggtttatactaacctgctctagtctaatgctagtacattcttgcttcatatcatcaaacctagcattttgatttttaaacatttggtctaacttagcattttgcttatcaaatttagcatttaactcatcaaatctagcatctagcttatcaaacctttgtgttaagaatgctataagattcagatcatttttaatgtttgccattttgtaatatgcactgattcattaaaacttgatctctcttgaaccgacttcccactcagcaacaaaccattcataacctatcaagatatctatccactaataatttctataaccagggatttcatggtgtaccatttgggacatatttattttgtaattctgtcccaccacaggggtaacatttgccgtgctaccaatttttccttaaacggttggaatagcatttaacacctatcacctaaggaaagttgtcggctccaataaaatagattcttgataaactgtgaatggatctattgcctatgaatgagaaatccagttttcagagcaaattaacttataatcttcagatgaaaattttggcaaaacacagaaatatacaaagaacaataacttacaagcctaatgatttcagagttattacgaactaaaaatacttatctagtttacagttgaaacacagtggctaatGGCTTGACAATACAAACCActaaatctgaccaaaacagcacaaaatttatataaaactcaatttaaaacattaataaacgaaaatgatttagagcaaaactttACAACACAAACATAGCCAGCCATTAGTTTCAGAAGAAGCAAAAAAGGGCTGAACAGGAAAAGCAAAGTTGAAAGTCACGAAAGACAACgccctgttcaatatcgatctccacagacacgtcaacacaacattataatttacaagtttagaattcacattctacatctgttctcaataaaactttattttgaaaatgttattttaaattttttatacatattctatttaaataaactgtttatccagtaatttgttaaccctgcctcggtgacattatggaacaatgcaacaaacatttacgataataaattctccatcaaaaagtttatccatctattgataactctgacatttactataaagttccatagatctcgaattgaagattcgattcaaatgtgagaagaaaaatgtaatattacaatatatatgagaatgattgtttattaggcatttccaaaagcaaaactggaaggtcaTAGAACTAGCTCTGAAGtcatctgaatatcaggaaattgtcaaagtatttttatttttattctgatttgtctaaataacctgaaagattatgttgaattatgttttaatatgggaggttgagcttatacttttttattctttcaaatgacaataaaattatattatgtcaacaatgcttgttgtcgtcaactgcggaagtttaggttagaagtactatcctactctgaaaatcctactcaatcttttctagaAGAGAAATCTTTTCTAAACCAATTTCAAGCCGTAAatgtctcattttcggccctaggtgcgaaatatactattagaCCCTAGTTGAGCATCTGTACGTTACTCTACGTTTCCTGTCAATTAGTCAATGAAAAACTAGTAATATTAAGTGTTgtttaataaaaaatgtatgtatataAAAATCATTCCTCACGTAGAGAATGATTTGagaatcaattattgtatttcagtcCAGTTCTTCATCTGGAACAAATAATGTACAGAACTTACATAACATTCATATTCGCCCTTTCAAGTACCAATCTAGTGAAGCCTGCTTGAAAAACCGCGAGGTCCAGAGTTTAGACTTTCAAGTTCAATCTTTTATGGAAGCCCTGTGAcagaatcttcttcttctatacaACGCCTGTCCTCGATCCTCGACTGTTCAGCCATTAGAGCCTCGCTTTTTTCTGTAGTGCTCTTTTCCTCTTCGAGAGCATTACACCTAGGCAAATGGTCGTCTGTTCCCTCTTCATCGTTGCACAAAGGGCAGATTGGTGAGACTGTAAGTCCTATCCTGTGTAGATGGCTCTGGAGATGGCCGTGTCAGGTTTTCATCCAGAATATAGCAACAGCTATACTCCTTGGCAAAGTAGGAGGGATGGCATTTGTTGTGATTGATTCTATCTTTTGCCAGTAGCTGGAGCCTCCCAAGATGATTGTACTTCCTCTTGATGTATCAATGCGACTTGGCAGAATCTGTAagacttgaatcttgaatattatttatttattcattcatctattttttcaatcacAACTCTCTCTTGTTTCTTTACAGACTGCAGTGTAAAGGCTATGACTAGCAAAGGAGCATCATCCATTGATGGAGAACTGGACTCTGAATCTATTCCAGCAGAGCAAGGGGATGCAACTGTATCAATCAGTGATTTTTCTTCACTTTTTGCTGTCACAAATGACAAGCAGCTGCCATTCAACTGTCAAATCTGCCACAGAGGATTCTTGTATGAAAGCGGTTTGAATAATCATGTGCTAATCCACACTGAAAACAAGTTGAAGTGTGAATATTGTGATAAAAGTTTCATAGGCATGAAAAGGTTTAATAGACACTTACaaatgcacaccggagaaaagCCATTTAAATGTGACATTTGTGATAAACGTTTCCCATTTGTACAAAATTTGAGAGTTCATACCAAGTCACACTTTATAGAGAAATGTGTACATAGGTGCGACATATGTCAAAGAACATTTAGACATAAAAGTCACTTGACCGATCATATCAGGAGCCACACCAAAGAGAAACCTTTCAAGTGCCAGTTTTGTGAAAAAAGTTTTGCAAGCACAAGTAATTTGTACTCTCATGTCAGAAATCACACTGGCTCCAAGCCTTTCAAGTGTCAATTTTGTGACAAATGTTTTGCACACAAAGCTAATTTGCATGCTCATATTATGTATCACTCTGGTTTGAAGCCTTTCAAATGTGATATTTGTGGAAAAAGTTTCTCGCACAAGAGTCACATGAAGTTACATCGTATGATCCATACTGGTGACAAACCAATTAAATGTGAAATGTGTGATAAAAAATACACATGTAACAGTCAGTTGATAGTACATATGAGATCGCACTCAGGAGAAAAGCCTTACAAGTGCAATGCTTGTGGCAAGTGTTTCACCCAATCAGGTCATCTGACCAAACATTTCAACAGGACTCACGCTATTGAGGAATTGGTCGAATGTCAAATTGATGATTCCCCACAGAAAGATAATTCAAAAGATGATACTAATAGTACTCACACTGAGGAGCAACTGTTTGTATGTGAACTTTGTGGAAAGGTGTTCACGCAAAAAGATCATTTGCATGATCACACGAAAACTCACACTAAAGATGACTATTTCAAGTGTGATTTGTGCAGTGAAGTTTTCTCAGAGAAGAGCAAATTGAATGATCATATAACTGTAcatatatagtatagtatagtcaGAAGAATGTAAACATTACTATCAGATCCCAAAACATCCTCAATTGCAATTTTCAGCTTTCCAAAACTTTTAAGTATTGTTAATTTTCGTATCACACATTCAGATTCAGATTAAATTTCATTTAGAAATCAATGTAATGATGTATTTTGTTattatacactatattatatatagctCACTTATTTTATAGTCTGCAGAACgctatatttattaataattgtgaAGTATTTTCACTTTTGCAGTTCttcctatatttatttatgtatatgaCTCTAATAACAGTTTCCTCTTCATTCAATCTACTATTTCatacatttatttcaaaatattatcttTGTTATGCCATTGACATACTTTTGACAGATGACTGTCATTCATAAGGAACTCTCTAttcaagaaattgagaaaaagtcTGTAAGAATAATTTAGGCTGTTGAAAACCCTGTTTCTCCAGTTGAAGACATTTATATTTAGAAGATATTTGTTGATAGAGTATGTTTGTATATAACTCAACTTTTTAATTAATCAACTTTGATTTGTTCAATTTAAAGTATTgatttttagaataatattctattttattgcaGTAATGTATTGAAATGGACACCTGTTCAATAGTTCAGAGTTTCCAGTCCATGGCCAGCAAACCAGCACATGCTAAATAGACTAAATTATGTTCAACATTTAAATGAAGGACGCTTTTCAATATAAACGGTTGAGAGAAAACACTATTGATTCATCATTGAAGG
The sequence above is drawn from the Nilaparvata lugens isolate BPH chromosome 2, ASM1435652v1, whole genome shotgun sequence genome and encodes:
- the LOC111045783 gene encoding zinc finger protein 664, yielding MEKIDTSMVNSKPLESNKDCSVKAMTSKGASSIDGELDSESIPAEQGDATVSISDFSSLFAVTNDKQLPFNCQICHRGFLYESGLNNHVLIHTENKLKCEYCDKSFIGMKRFNRHLQMHTGEKPFKCDICDKRFPFVQNLRVHTKSHFIEKCVHRCDICQRTFRHKSHLTDHIRSHTKEKPFKCQFCEKSFASTSNLYSHVRNHTGSKPFKCQFCDKCFAHKANLHAHIMYHSGLKPFKCDICGKSFSHKSHMKLHRMIHTGDKPIKCEMCDKKYTCNSQLIVHMRSHSGEKPYKCNACGKCFTQSGHLTKHFNRTHAIEELVECQIDDSPQKDNSKDDTNSTHTEEQLFVCELCGKVFTQKDHLHDHTKTHTKDDYFKCDLCSEVFSEKSKLNDHITVHI